From a region of the Coffea arabica cultivar ET-39 chromosome 3e, Coffea Arabica ET-39 HiFi, whole genome shotgun sequence genome:
- the LOC113720226 gene encoding protein WALLS ARE THIN 1-like, which translates to MVAVKKWIKDGRFALAMLIVQLISGVLQILARVIFSQGAFVYAYLFYRHVVGAICTAPPALYRERDGGKKLSWRIFFWLFVDGLTGMTIALGLFCYGLADTTATYATNFLTLIPVVTFLLSVILRVEKLQLHTIVGKMKTLSAILCLVGALVIALYKGKAFHIIHSSREQHIVMEKVKPHNWTRGTIFLIGSCLSNALWFISQGVLATALSFCVISWAVAERGPTYPAMFTPLRLLSVTIGEVVFLNEALSVGGLLGMCFMIVGIYSFLLAKNKEMKIKTTNAGSESQSVEPTLESI; encoded by the exons ATGGTGGCTGTGAAGAAATGGATTAAGGATGGAAGATTTGCGCTTGCAATGCTAATCGTGCAACTTATCAGTGGCGTACTACAAATTCTGGCTAGAGTAATATTCAGTCAAGGAGCCTTTGTTTATGCTTACTTGTTTTATCGACATGTTGTAGGTGCAATTTGTACTGCTCCTCCTGCCCTCTACCGCGAAAG AGATGGTGGAAAGAAGTTGAGTTGGCGCATTTTCTTCTGGCTCTTCGTGGATGGATTAACCGG GATGACCATTGCGTTGGGACTTTTTTGTTACGGCCTAGCAGACACCACTGCGACGTATGCAACAAACTTCCTTACCCTCATTCCTGTGGTCACCTTTCTCTTGTCCGTAATTCTAAG AGTGGAAAAATTGCAGCTACATACCATAGTTGGCAAGATGAAGACTTTGAGTGCAATACTGTGTCTTGTTGGCGCACTGGTTATTGCTTTGTATAAAGGGAAAGCCTTCCACATCATCCACAGCAGTAGGGAGCAACATATCGTAATGGAAAAGGTCAAGCCTCATAACTGGACTCGTGGAACCATATTTCTAATTGGCAGCTGCTTATCTAATGCTTTATGGTTCATATCACAG GGAGTTTTGGCTACGGCTTTATCTTTTTGCGTGATTTCTTGGGCTGTAGCAGAACGAGGGCCTACTTATCCCGCGATGTTCACTCCACTGCGTCTGCTTTCTGTGACAATTGGAGAAGTTGTCTTCCTCAACGAAGCATTGAGTGTTGGAGG CTTACTTGGTATGTGTTTTATGATCGTTGGTATATATTCTTTCCTATTGGCAAAGAATAAGGAGATGAAAATCAAGACAACAAATGCTGGATCAGAAAGTCAATCTGTAGAGCCTACACTTGAATCAATATAG
- the LOC140038572 gene encoding uncharacterized protein, whose translation MRQEVRDGEPWKKVYGPVFVCLNSVPESGDPNSLCADAKHQMLQETENWPYDFPRSEDYLSADQHGSVTGRRKNQDLKNGSLAYVCWILANGKQVYAWVPGYIGDCKYDSCVIISPGITLDNVIYKPPRNGPALWEIGIPDRTAIEFFAPDPSPLFTNPLYLAHEKYAQYGLRDRYHDLVFTVGDSNYEINGFFAQVNRNIGNHAYVPTTLPIVFDLQNIDESATYTLQIALASSTEAELQVRINDPNAGNPIFNEGLIGKDNAIARHSFHGLYWLYSVGVSGSQLVRGRNSIFLTQSRNSTPWEGIMYDYIRIEGPPQDN comes from the exons ATGCGACAAGAAGTCAGAGATGGCGAGCCCTGGAAAAAGGTTTATGGCCCTGTTTTTGTCTGCCTAAATTCTGTTCCCGAAAGCGGTGACCCCAACTCACTCTGTGCAGATGCCAAGCATCAG ATGTTACAAGAGACTGAGAACTGGCCATACGATTTCCCACGTTCAGAAGACTATCTTTCTGCTGATCAACATGGTAGTGTTACTGGCCG ACgcaaaaatcaagatttaaagAATGGGAGCTTAGCTTATGTTTGCTGGATCTTGGCAAACGGAAAACAAG TTTATGCTTGGGTGCCTGGATATATTGGTGACTGCAAATATGATTCCTGTGTCATCATCTCTCCAgg GATCACACTTGATAACGTTATATATAAGCCTCCAAGAAATGGTCCTGCATTATGGGAAATTGGGATCCCTGACCGGACTGCTATTGAGTTCTTCGCGCCTGATCCGAGTCCACTGTTCACGAATCCATTATATTTGGCTCACGAGAAGTACGC GCAATATGGATTGAGGGATCGTTACCATGATTTAGTTTTCACTGTTGGGGATAGTAACTACGAAATAAATGGGTTTTTTGCTCAAGTAAATAG GAACATTGGAAATCATGCCTATGTTCCAACAACATTGCCAATAGTATTTGATCTCCAAAATATTGATGAATCTGCAACCTATACACTCCAAATTGCGCTGGCATCGTCAACTGAAGCTGAATTGCAA GTTCGAATTAACGACCCAAATGCTGGGAACCCTATTTTTAATGAGGGTTTGATTGGCAAGGACAATGCAATTGCTAGACACAGTTTTCATGGGCTGTATTGGCTATATAGTGTAGGAGTTTCGGGCTCTCAACTTGTGCGGGGAAGAAATTCGATATTTCTCACGCAGTCAAGAAACTCAACTCCTTGGGAAGGGATAATGTATGATTACATTCGTATTGAAGGTCCGCCTCAAGATAACTGA